TCAACACCTTCAATATCACTCTCTCTAAAAATACCTTTGCCTTTATCCTTACTTGTAACAACTTTAATAACATCTCTATGTACTTGGTCAGAAAAAACCAAGTCTTTATAATTAATACCTACACTACTACACAATATCTCAAAGTTCTTTCTAACGTTTTCGTCTAAGTCTCCTCTATTAAACCCAAGATTCATACTTTCATATATTCCTTTACTAACACCGCCTAATCTAGTACTAAAACAATGGTTAGTGATTCCTGCCCTTTCAAAAGCAGGAATTGTCAAATATTCTAAATCGTCTATTCTATTAACTTTAAAAACCTCTGATTTCATATCACACAACCTTTCATCCATGTGCCGAATTAAAGTGTTAATTACATTTAAATGCGTCTTTGACTACCCTTATCTTATTATTAACTATTTCTACTACATCAAACCTGATATCCACATTATACAACCGTTTGACTTTTGTATAATACATAGCTGTTTTTATTATCCGTTTCTGTTTGTAGTATCCAACTGCCTCTATGGGATATCCTGTATTGATGTTTCTTCTATATTTAACCTCAATGAATGTCAGATAATCTGAATCCATTCCAATTATATCTATTTCACCGAATCTACATCTATAATTTCTATCAATAATCTTATAGCCTTGTTTTTCTAAAAATTTTGCAGCTATTTCTTCACCTTTGCTGCCTATAGCTCTATTATTACTGTTTTCCATAAAAACCACCTAACCAACTATACATAAACCGTTACGTCTCTTCTGTATAGATTAAATAGATTTATAAATATCATCCAGATCACTTACAAACACTAAAATTTCTGCTACTATTTGATAGAGCTCAGGTGGTATCATATCCCCTATATCTAATTTAGTCAGACTTTCAACTAATTTCTCATCCTTATAGATAGGCAATTCTTGTTCATCTGCTTTTTCAAGAATTTTATCAGCTACTATTCCTTTACCCTTAGCAATAACTGTTGGAGCAGTTTCATTAATATCATATTTTAATGCAGCCACTTTCTTAATTTTTCTTCTATCCACTTACAACCAACCTCAATTCGTTCTATACTCTCATATCAAATGAATATCTTTTAACACTATTAGCATTATTTTTTCTTTGTAAGAAATCTTCAACAAAATTAAAGTCCTTTTTATTATTAATAACGATAAGTCCAGTTACATTTATATCGAAACTCCTTAATCTCTTATGTAAATTGATAATATAATCATCAATAATCTTTTTCTTCTCTTCATCTTCAACATAGAACTTACATTCAACATTGTTGACCTGTTTGTTAATATAGACATCAATATGACCGAGATTAACATAGTCAAGTCTAAGTAATGCCGATATAGAATTAGGGTTACTTCTTTTTCTTAATTCTTTCTTATTCTCAAAAATGTATAATTCACTATTTAATAACTTATTTCCAAATTTGAAAGGTAATTGAACATAGTTAAAATTATTATTAAGGTTGTTAATAAACTCAATATTATTTTTTACTTTCGTAGCATCTTTTGATATATTGCTTTGTTTACCTTCAGTTAATCCTTGAGTAAGTTTAATTATGTTAATAATCTTTTCATATACATCGTTAAAATAATCATTAATCAATTTTGGGTTTTCTAAAGCACCCCTATCAAGGAAGATGTTTTTATCTACTGCGCTTTTTAATAATTTGTTAGTGATAATATTACTAAGAGTTTCTTTATCTTTTTCTCCGATTTCAAGGGAAAATATATCCCCAAGCAATTTCTGCAATGATAAATCTTTTGATAGATTCAGTGTATTATTGTCTTTTAATAAATATGTATTATCTAATTCTTTTTTTAATTCTTCAATACCCTCTCTAGATAAAATATCTCCTAATCTAAAATCAACTACATCATTAGTATTCTTATTAATAACAGGAATGTCAACTTTTAATTCCTGTTCTTTTGAAGAGTTATTTTCTATTACATTAATAAGCTTATCATTACTAACATTATCCGATTCATTGTTCATCAGAATATTAATTAATCTATTTTTAATATCAATATCAAGACCTTTATCATCAATTATTTGATTAGCCAAACTAATTATCTCCTGCTTGATGGAATGATTATTATTTGAATAATTATCTAGCTGATTAATATTTTCACTAGTAACAGGTATATTATTTTTAACTAGTAGAATTAGCTTATCAACACTAGTATCTTTAAATTGCCTTGATAATGTTAGAATCTTATTTATGAATTCCTTATCAACCTGCATATTGTTACTTAAAAGTTTTTCTACTATTTCAGTATTTTTTTCATTTATTGGTACGCCCGCTTCTTCTAATATCTGATATAATTTATTACTCTTAGGACTATAACCTTCATCTAATATAGGCTTCAGAAGAACTTGTTCCAGATTGGATTCCTTTACTTGAAATAAAACCTTCTGACCAATATTAAACTCCATCTGATCAGTTAATTTAGCTGTAAGTTCAGCACCACTTGCTAACTTTATAATAATATTCTTTTGTTTTATATCAAGTATTTCTCCTTTTATGGTTTGACCTTTGTTAAAATCTCTACTATTGACTTTAGAAATTTTAGAAATATCTATCCTCTTGTTTATTTGTTTATTATAATTAATCCGCATAATCACTCATCCTCTCACATAAAAGTGGTTTTGCAGCATGTTATTTATAATATAGATTTAATAAAAGATTTTCTATGTATTGGACAAGGTCCATGTTCTTTCAGTGCTTCTATATGTTCTTGTGTACCATACCCTTTGTTTTTAGCAAACTTGTATTCAGGGAAAAGCTGGTCATAATCTTTCATTAATCTATCTCTATATACTTTAGCAATTATACTTGCAGCTGCAATTGAAATACTTTTGGCATCACCTTTTATAATAGGTTCTTGAGGTATTTTAACTCTTGGGATTGTTACTGCATCAACTAATATCATATCTGGTTTTATTTCTAGACTATCAATAGCAGATATCATGGATTCATAAGTAGCATTAAGAATATTAATATCATCAATAACATCTACATTAGCCATACCTACGCTTACAGCTATAGCCTTTTCCATTATAATATCGTATAATTCTTCTCTTTTAGCTTCTGTTAATTTTTTGGAATCATTTATGTATAGTATATTTACATCTTTAGGGAGAATTACTGCGGCACTAACAACTGGTCCAGATAGAGGTCCTCTACCAACTTCATCTATTCCACATATGTATTTTTTATCAGGATACTTATTTTCATAAGCTTTCATTTGAATAATACGTTCAACTTCTTTTTCATAAGCTTCTATCTTTTTTTCGTACTTATCTATTAATTTTTTAACTCCCAATCTTTCATCAGACTTTAATTCATCTAGTTTGTCTTCTAAATAACATACGGGAACATTACTCAACATATCTTTTATATCGGAAATTGTCATATTTGTCATTATACCTTATTCTCCTTTTCCACCGAAAACTATTACTTTATTCTACCATAACTCTACCCGAAATAGCCATTACTATTAATCTTTATTTCTATCAATTTCATTGATTAAGTAACTCTTAATTTCGTCTATTCTATTTATTTCCTGTTTATTGTTAACTTTTTTTCTACATATAGTTAAAAATTTTATAATAAAAAGCATCTGCTTATTTTTTTCATCTTTAGATATTCTGCCTCTTCCTGTTCTGTCACATAAAGATAATAATGCTACTTCAGTTATTGAAGTTTCATTAATCATCTTACCAACTTGTGAAAAAGGCAGTTCTTTACAAACAAATAATGGCTGCATATGCCATCTAACCAATTTAACAACTTCATTAACGAACAAGTCATCTTCCATAAAGGTCAACAAATAATTTCTTGCAATTTCTTCCCCATGCTTATCATGGTCATATGAAATTATTCTACCTTTTCTTATTTTTGTTGTAGTTATTTTACCAACATCATGTAGAAGAGCAGCCCACATGAATACTTTTTTATCTTTGCTTAATTCTTTTATCTCTGCAGCCCTATCAACAACTTCCATAGTATGATTATATACATTACCTTCAGGATGATACATAGGATTTTGCTCAACCTTTTTTAGATCTAATAGAATCTTTAAAGGATAAGTATCAATATACTCTTTCTCATGCAGCAACAAACCATCAAAATATTCTGATGGCTTTTTATCATTCAATAAATGTACGTCAAATTCTTCAAATAGCTCTATAAGATTATTCATGTAATCAACTCCATAATGTATTTACTAATATTTTTACCTTATTCAAATATATTATTAAGTAAATTCATATAAAAGTGGAATTGATATTATATAATTATAAAATATCAAATTTTAAAAACAGCTAGATCTCATAATCCAACTGTTTCCAAAGTAATTTTACCAAGTATTCCGTTTCTGAATTCATCCATTAATATTATTGCTGCTTTATTCAAATCTAATTCATTACCAGCTTTTATCAGATTTCTGTTTTTTGCAATGTTTTCTAATATTTGGATAGATTCCAGATTATCCGTATCAGATAATTTATATCTAGTAAGCAGCCTCTCCAAATAATTATTCCTCAAGTACTCTATTAGAATCAGTGCTAATTCTTCAATATTAAGAATTTCATCTTTTATGGATCCAATCAGAGCCAAGTTAATCCCTACTTGCTGATCTTCAAATTTCGGCCAGAGAATTCCTGGTGTATCAAGAAGTTCCATATCCTTTTTCAATTTAATCCATTGTTTTCCTTTTGTAACTCCTGGTCTATTTCCCGTCTTCGCACTTGCTTTTCCTACCAATTTATTAATGAACGTAGACTTACCAACATTAGGTATACCTGCTACCATTGCTCTTATAGGTTTATTTATTAAACCTCTTTTTTTATTTCTTTCAATTTTTTCTTTACAAAGTTCATATGCCTTATTAATTACTTGATTAATTCCTTTTCCATTTTTAGAATTAACCAATACAACACTTATACCTCTATCTTCGTACCACTTTATAAATTCTTCTGTCTTATTTCTATCTGCTAAATCAATTTTATTGAATACAACTATTCTAGGCTTATTATTAGCTATTTTATCCATATCAGGATTTCTACTGCTTATTGGTACTCTTGCATCAATCAACTCAATTATGACGTCTACAAGCTTAATATTCTCTTGCATCATACGTTTAGCTTTTGTCATATGTCCTGGGTACCATTGTATATTCATATCCTTCTATCCTTTCACTGTCATTGACCACGACTTTCTTTCTCTTATGGAAAAGGGGCTGTGTATTATCCGACAGCCCCGTATTCTCTGATATAATTAGATTATTTAACAAATCCAAAATCTTTAAGTGGCCATATTCTTAGTCCAGCTTTTCCGATTATATCTTTCTTGCTAATTGTTCCAACATCAGTATAACGACTATCTGAACTGTTATTTCTATTATCACCCATTACAAAATACTCGCCTTCTGGAACAACAAATGGAAATTCTCTGTTACCTAATTTACCGTCATCAATTATATCAAACTCTTCTTCTAATTTTTCTTTATTAATATATACTTGTCCATCAATTATATTAACCTCATCACCAGGTAGTCCAATGATTCTCTTAATATAATTTTGTGATGGATTCTTCTTATAAGGAAAAACGACAATATCATATTTCTTTGGTTTTGTAAATCTATAGCTTATTTTGTCTATAATTACATGGTCGCCATTATGAAGTGTCGGTTCCATAGATTGTCCAATAACATTTGTTTTCTGAAATACAAACGTTGTTATAAGTAATACTGCAACTAATACAATTCCTATATCAAGTACCCAACTTAATATTTCTCTTCCTAAAGTTGTGTTCTTCATGCTTAACCCTTCTTTCATAAGACTAAATACATTGCATAAAGTTGTTTTATCATATGCATATAACGTACTAAATAAACAAAAAGGGACTAATACATAGTACTAAGTCCCTCACTAGTCAAATTAATCATCATAACAGCCATTTGTAAACTATACCATGTAACTTTTATAGTTAATTTTTAGTTAAACTGCATATTATAATTAACTTAATTATCTAATTAACTCTTTAACTTTAGCAGCTTTACCAATTCTGTCTCTTAAGTAGTTAAGTTTAGCTCTTCTAACTTTACCACGTCTTATGACATCGATATGATCGATAATTGGTGAATGTAATGGCCAAGTTTTTTCAACACCTACACCATAAGAAATTCTTCTAGCTGTAAATGTTTCACGATTACTTCCGTTTTGTCTTTTGATAACTACGCCTTCAAACATCTGTAATCTTTCACGGTTTCCTTCTTTAACTTTAGCATATACTCTAATAGTATCACCAACGTTAAAATCTGTTAAAGCTTTTTCTCTTAATTGTTCTTGTTCAATTTTACGTATTATATCGTTCATGTGTTTCCTCCTAATATCTAGATGTTCTTAATACATTATTGTAACAGAGGACCATCCGTACTCACATTAAATTACTATATCATACTTCATCATGATTTGCAATATTTATCTAAAATTTTCTTATCCTTTTCTGATAGTTCTGCTTTCTCTAATAGATCAGGTCTCTTGTTGTATGTTCTTATCAATGATTGTTCTCTTCTCCACTGGTCAATATTTTTATGATGTCCAGATAATAATATGTCAGGAACTTTCTTATCCATAAAAACAGCTGGTCTAGTATATTGAGGATATTCTAATAAATTATCATCAAATGATTCTGTCGTAGCAGATACTCCATTAGATAGAACATCAGGTATTAATCTTGATATGGCATCTACCATGACCATTACAGCCAGTTCTCCACCAGTTAATATATAATCTCCAATGGATACTTCATCTGTAACTATCATATCAATTACTCTTTCATCTATACCTTCATAATGTCCGCATAAAAAAATTAATTCTTCTTCCTTAGATAATTCCATAGCCATTTCTTGATTAAATGTCTTTCCTTGTGGAGTTAGATATATGACCCTAGGTTTATTATTAAGTTTGCTTGCAACAGCCTTATATGCCTCATATATAGGTTCTGGCTGCATAACCATACCAGCACCGCCACCATAAGGGTAATCATCTACTTGTTTATGCTTGTTGTATGCATAATCCCTAATATTGATTGTATCTATTTCAATCAAGTTCTTTTCCTGAGCTTTACCTATAATACTTGAACCAAGTCCTTGTTTAATCATGTCTGGAAATAAAGTCATTATGTTAAATTTCACTCATCAATCAATCCTTCCAGTAATGAAACCACCATGGTCTTATTATTCATATCTACTTGTTTTATGCATTGTTTTATAGCAGGTATCAAAATTTCTTTTTTATCATCAGTCTCGATCACATATACATCATTGCTACCAGTAAATATAATATCTTTTATAGTACCTAGATTTTTACCAGCATCAGTACTTACATCTATGCCTATAAGGTCTTGTACATAATATTCGTCATCTTCTAAAGGTAATGCTAATTCTCTTGGTATTTTAATAATAGATTGTTTCAACTTCTCTGCACTAGTCATATCTTTCAATTCTTCAAACTTTATAATAATCATATTCTTAAAATACTTTATACCATCAATAGTATATTTTTCTATTTTTCTATTATTATCAATATACACATATTCCAGCAATTCAAATCTTTTAGGCTCATCAGTCAAAGGTATTACCTTAACTTCACCCCTAATACCATGTGTATTAACTATTTTTCCAATATTAAAGTAATCCATACACTCACCTACAAATAATTTTTTTATGAACAAATAAAGATAAAGATAAAAAAAGGCTAGGGAATCCCTAACCTTATTGTAGAATTTCTACAACAACTCTTTTCTCTTCTTTTGTTGCTGCAGCCTTAACTACAGTTCTTATAGCCTTAGCGATTCTACCTTGTTTTCCAATTACTTTTCCCATATCGTCAGGTGCAACTTTTAACTCTAATATAATTGAGCGTTCTCCCTCAATTTCATTTACTTTAACATCATCTGGATTATCAACTAATGCTTTAGCGATAACTTCCACTAATTCTTTCATGTTGTACACCTCCAACAATTACTTTACAACTCCAGCTTGCTTTAACAATCTTTTGACTGTATCAGAAGGCTGAGCTCCGTTACTTAACCATTTGTTAGCAACTTCTTCATTTATCTTTAAATCAATAGGATTTTTTGTTGGATTATAGTAGCCAACTTGCTCTATGAATTTACCATCTCTTGGTGATCTAGAATCAGCAACTACAATTCTATAAAAAGGAGCTTTTTTTGCACCCATTCTTTTTAATCTCATTCTTACTGCCATTTGTGTTTCACCTCCCATAGTTAATTATTATCTATATTAGACTAATCAAGAATATAAATTCTAACTAGCCCATAAAAGGAAATTTATTAAATAATCCTTTTTTACCTTTGCCTTTCATCATACCACTAAACTGTTTCATCATTTTCTTGGATTGTTCAAATTGTTTAATGAACCTATTTACATCTTGGATATGATTACCTGAACCATTAGCTATTCTTCTTTTTCTTGAAGGATTGATAAGTGCTGGATTAGCTCTTTCTTCAAGTGTCATGGAATATATCATTGATTCTACTTTTGACAGCTCTTTATCATCTATTTCAACATCTTTCATTTGTTTATTCATGCCAGGAATCATTGACATGATATCACCAATGGAACCTAATTTCTTTACTTGCTGCATTTGCTCAAGAAAATCATCAAAAGTAAATTCAGCTTTTCTAAACTTTCTTTCCATTTCAGCAGCTTTTTTAGCATCAATAGCTTCAGAAGCTTTTTCAATAAGTGTTAGAACATCACCCATTCCAAGAATTCTGGATGCCATTCTTTCTGGATGGAATACTTCAATATCTGTAAGTTTTTCTCCTATACATGCAAATTTGATAGGCTTATTGGTTACTGCTCTTACAGAAAGTGCGGAACCACCTCTAGTATCACCATCTAGCTTAGTTAAGATAACACCATCAATACCTATTTTTTCATTGAAGTTTTCTGCCACGTTTACAGCATCTTGTCCTGTCATAGCATCAACTACCAACAATATTTCTTGAGGATTTATGTTTTCTTTTATTTCTATAAGTTCACCCATCATATCTTCATCTATGTGAAGTCTACCGGCTGTATCGATTATAACTACATTATTGCCATTCTTATCTGCTGATTCGATAGCTGCTTTAGCTATATCCACTGGTTTGTTCTTATCACCCATTGTGAATACTGGTACATCAATCTGCCCACCTACAACCTGTAACTGTTTGATAGCTGCTGGTCTATATACATCACAAGCTACTAATAGAGGCTTCTTACCACTTTTCTTAAGGCTACCTGCAAGTTTTGCAGTAGTGGTTGTCTTACCTGCCCCTTGCAAACCAACCATCATGTATACTGTTGGAGACTCTTTTGAAAAAGTTAAATCAGATTTTTCTTCACCCATTAATTTAACTAATTCCTCATTAACAATCTTAATAACCTGTTGACCTGGTGTCAGACTTTCCATTACCTCATGTCCAACAGCTCTTTCTCTTATATCTTTAACAAATTTTTTAACTACTTTAAAGTTAACATCTGCTTCAAGTAATGCTAGTTTAACTTCTCTTAACGCCAGTTTTACATCTTGTTCACTAAGTTTTCCTTTTTTCTTAAGGGTAGAAAATATATTCTGAAACTTATCTGTCAAACTTTCAAATGCCATACACTAACCTCCCACTCATAAACTCTTCTATAAATCTTCTAATATTCTATTGCAAGTTTCCTGTATACTAACTATTCTATTAGCCACTATCTCTTGGCTTTGTTTGTCTTCATTAAAACTATCTAAAATTTCACTTGCATAATTATAAATCTTTTCTACGTTCTGCTTATTTATTAGAAATTTATCTACCAATTGTAATTTGTTCTCATAATTTTCAAGCTGTTTCTCACATCTCTTCAATGTATCATGAACACCTTGTCTACTAATCTTCAACTGTTCAGATATTTCTCCTAGAGAAAAATCATTCAAATGATATAATTCATATATTTCTTTCTGGTGCTTTGTTAATAGTTCACCGTAGAAATCGTATAGTAATGTTTTCTTAAAAATATTACTCAAAATTAAATCACCACCTGTAAAGGTTATTTACTTTACAGGTGGTATTATATGATACTTTATTATGTTTGTCAAGCTTTTTTACTTGATATGCTAAAAATTCTTGATTATAATATGCCCAAGAGACATATTTGATATCCTATTCTTCAAATAAAGCACTAACAAAATCTTCTGAATTGAACTGCTGCATATCATCTATTCCTTCACCAACACCAATATATTTAACTGGAATATTAAGCTCTGTTTGAATTGCAACTGCGATACCACCTTTTGCTGTACCATCAAGCTTAGTAAGTACAATACCTGTGATATCCGCTATGTCTTTGAATTGCTTAGCCTGTTGTAATGCATTTTGACCTGTAGTACTATCAAGGACTAATAGAACCTCCTTATGTGCTTCTGGATATTCTCTATTAATGATCTTAAATATCTTTCTTAACTCTTCCATCAAATTCTTCTTATTGTGAAGTCTTCCTGCTGTATCACATATTAATAGATCAGCTTCCCTTGCTTTAGCAGCTTGTACAGCATCGAACACAACTGCTCCAGGATCTGAATTCTCTTGTTGAGATATAAGTTCTACTCCTGCTCTGTTGGACCATTCAGCTAATTGGTCTATAGCAGCTGCTCTAAAAGTATCAGCGGCAGCAAGAATTACTTTTTTCCCTTTTTGCTTATATTGATTAGCTAATTTACCAATAGTAGTAGTCTTACCTACACCATTAACACCAATTACAAGAACTACTGATTTTTTCTCTGTAAATTCATAGAGATTTTCTTCATTTTTCATAAGTTCTTTTAACTCTTCCATCAATAACTCTCTAACACCAGCTGTGTCCTTGATTTTGTTTTCTTTCACCTTTTCTCTTAGGTCTTCAATAATTGTCATAGCTGTATTAACACCTAAATCAGCAACTATCAGTGCCTCTTCAAGTTCCTCATAAAAATCTTCATCTATTTTTGTAAATGAACTTAGTACTTGATCTACTCCACCAAGTATATTATTTCTTGTTTTAGTAAGTCCTTTAACTAATTTACCAAAGAATCCTCTTTTTTTCTTACCTTCTTCTTGTTCTTGTGGAATCTGATTTTCTTCTTCCTCCTCATCATCATTGTCTTCTATGACTTCTTCACTTGTTATATCATCATTTTCATTACTATTATTTTCTTGTACATTAATATTATTATCTTCTTTTATTACATCTTCTTCTATTTCTGTTCCTTCTATTTCTGATTCTTTGGCATCAACCAATTCTTGTTCATTCTCTGAAGTATTTTCTTTTTGTTCTTCTTTTGTTTTGTTTTTCTTCCAGCTAAATAAGCCCATTGTATATTTCCTCCTATCCATATGTCAAACTCTAGTTTCACATACGTATGTCTATTTATCCTGTTAATTCATTTTCAATTAATTTTACTGAAACTCTTGTGGATATACCTTTTTCCTGCATGGTAATACCATATAAGGCATCTGCGGCTTCCATGGTCCCTCTTCTATGTGTGATAATAATGAATTGAGTATTACCTGACAGCTTTTGCAAGTACTTAGCGAATCTTTCCACATTAGCATCATCAAGGGCTGCCTCTATCTCATCAAGAACACAGAATGGAGAAGGTTTTAATCTTTGTATTGCAAACAGTAAAGCTATTGCAGTAAAAGCTCGCTCTCCACCAGATAACAGCATCATACTCTGTAATTTCTTTCCTGGTGGTTGTGCAACAATGTTAATTCCTGATTCCAATACATTTTCTTCGTCCACTAAATAGAGCAAACCTTTGCCCCCTCCAAATAACTCTTTGAAAACCAAGTCAAATTGGAGTTTTATTTCTTTAAACTTAATTTTAAATTGTTTAATCATTTCTTTATCAAGTTCATTAATAATTCCTATTAATTTTTCTTTAGCGACTATCAAATCTTCTTTTTGTTCTGATAGAAAATCATATCTAGTAATAACTTCTTTGTATTCTTCAATAGCATTAACGTTAACATCACCTAATGCTTTTATTGTTTCCTTCAGTTCCTTAACCTTATTCTTAAGCTGAGAGACAGTACCTAGATCATCTTTATATTCAGCTACCATATTGAAAGTTAATTCATATTCATCCCACATATAATTCGTAATATTTTCTTTTTGGAGTTCATATTTCATTTTAACATTCTGAAGTCTCATGATTTCTTTTTCTAAGAGATTAGACTTTTCACTTAGACTTTCTCTCTCTTCAAATATAGCATTCTGTTTCAATGAAATCTCTTCTTTATTCTTATTCAATATTTCTAATTCAGCATGCTTAGCCCCAATACAATCAAGAACCTCTTTAACATCC
The window above is part of the Vallitalea guaymasensis genome. Proteins encoded here:
- the ylqF gene encoding ribosome biogenesis GTPase YlqF, with amino-acid sequence MNIQWYPGHMTKAKRMMQENIKLVDVIIELIDARVPISSRNPDMDKIANNKPRIVVFNKIDLADRNKTEEFIKWYEDRGISVVLVNSKNGKGINQVINKAYELCKEKIERNKKRGLINKPIRAMVAGIPNVGKSTFINKLVGKASAKTGNRPGVTKGKQWIKLKKDMELLDTPGILWPKFEDQQVGINLALIGSIKDEILNIEELALILIEYLRNNYLERLLTRYKLSDTDNLESIQILENIAKNRNLIKAGNELDLNKAAIILMDEFRNGILGKITLETVGL
- the rpsP gene encoding 30S ribosomal protein S16 → MAVRMRLKRMGAKKAPFYRIVVADSRSPRDGKFIEQVGYYNPTKNPIDLKINEEVANKWLSNGAQPSDTVKRLLKQAGVVK
- the rimM gene encoding ribosome maturation factor RimM (Essential for efficient processing of 16S rRNA); translated protein: MDYFNIGKIVNTHGIRGEVKVIPLTDEPKRFELLEYVYIDNNRKIEKYTIDGIKYFKNMIIIKFEELKDMTSAEKLKQSIIKIPRELALPLEDDEYYVQDLIGIDVSTDAGKNLGTIKDIIFTGSNDVYVIETDDKKEILIPAIKQCIKQVDMNNKTMVVSLLEGLIDE
- a CDS encoding ribonuclease HII, translating into MTNMTISDIKDMLSNVPVCYLEDKLDELKSDERLGVKKLIDKYEKKIEAYEKEVERIIQMKAYENKYPDKKYICGIDEVGRGPLSGPVVSAAVILPKDVNILYINDSKKLTEAKREELYDIIMEKAIAVSVGMANVDVIDDINILNATYESMISAIDSLEIKPDMILVDAVTIPRVKIPQEPIIKGDAKSISIAAASIIAKVYRDRLMKDYDQLFPEYKFAKNKGYGTQEHIEALKEHGPCPIHRKSFIKSIL
- the trmD gene encoding tRNA (guanosine(37)-N1)-methyltransferase TrmD, which codes for MKFNIMTLFPDMIKQGLGSSIIGKAQEKNLIEIDTINIRDYAYNKHKQVDDYPYGGGAGMVMQPEPIYEAYKAVASKLNNKPRVIYLTPQGKTFNQEMAMELSKEEELIFLCGHYEGIDERVIDMIVTDEVSIGDYILTGGELAVMVMVDAISRLIPDVLSNGVSATTESFDDNLLEYPQYTRPAVFMDKKVPDILLSGHHKNIDQWRREQSLIRTYNKRPDLLEKAELSEKDKKILDKYCKS
- a CDS encoding HD domain-containing protein — protein: MNNLIELFEEFDVHLLNDKKPSEYFDGLLLHEKEYIDTYPLKILLDLKKVEQNPMYHPEGNVYNHTMEVVDRAAEIKELSKDKKVFMWAALLHDVGKITTTKIRKGRIISYDHDKHGEEIARNYLLTFMEDDLFVNEVVKLVRWHMQPLFVCKELPFSQVGKMINETSITEVALLSLCDRTGRGRISKDEKNKQMLFIIKFLTICRKKVNNKQEINRIDEIKSYLINEIDRNKD
- a CDS encoding EscU/YscU/HrcU family type III secretion system export apparatus switch protein translates to MDRRKIKKVAALKYDINETAPTVIAKGKGIVADKILEKADEQELPIYKDEKLVESLTKLDIGDMIPPELYQIVAEILVFVSDLDDIYKSI
- a CDS encoding flagellar hook-length control protein FliK, with the protein product MRINYNKQINKRIDISKISKVNSRDFNKGQTIKGEILDIKQKNIIIKLASGAELTAKLTDQMEFNIGQKVLFQVKESNLEQVLLKPILDEGYSPKSNKLYQILEEAGVPINEKNTEIVEKLLSNNMQVDKEFINKILTLSRQFKDTSVDKLILLVKNNIPVTSENINQLDNYSNNNHSIKQEIISLANQIIDDKGLDIDIKNRLINILMNNESDNVSNDKLINVIENNSSKEQELKVDIPVINKNTNDVVDFRLGDILSREGIEELKKELDNTYLLKDNNTLNLSKDLSLQKLLGDIFSLEIGEKDKETLSNIITNKLLKSAVDKNIFLDRGALENPKLINDYFNDVYEKIINIIKLTQGLTEGKQSNISKDATKVKNNIEFINNLNNNFNYVQLPFKFGNKLLNSELYIFENKKELRKRSNPNSISALLRLDYVNLGHIDVYINKQVNNVECKFYVEDEEKKKIIDDYIINLHKRLRSFDINVTGLIVINNKKDFNFVEDFLQRKNNANSVKRYSFDMRV
- the lepB gene encoding signal peptidase I, which codes for MKNTTLGREILSWVLDIGIVLVAVLLITTFVFQKTNVIGQSMEPTLHNGDHVIIDKISYRFTKPKKYDIVVFPYKKNPSQNYIKRIIGLPGDEVNIIDGQVYINKEKLEEEFDIIDDGKLGNREFPFVVPEGEYFVMGDNRNNSSDSRYTDVGTISKKDIIGKAGLRIWPLKDFGFVK
- a CDS encoding KH domain-containing protein encodes the protein MKELVEVIAKALVDNPDDVKVNEIEGERSIILELKVAPDDMGKVIGKQGRIAKAIRTVVKAAATKEEKRVVVEILQ
- the rplS gene encoding 50S ribosomal protein L19, which translates into the protein MNDIIRKIEQEQLREKALTDFNVGDTIRVYAKVKEGNRERLQMFEGVVIKRQNGSNRETFTARRISYGVGVEKTWPLHSPIIDHIDVIRRGKVRRAKLNYLRDRIGKAAKVKELIR
- a CDS encoding YraN family protein; the encoded protein is MENSNNRAIGSKGEEIAAKFLEKQGYKIIDRNYRCRFGEIDIIGMDSDYLTFIEVKYRRNINTGYPIEAVGYYKQKRIIKTAMYYTKVKRLYNVDIRFDVVEIVNNKIRVVKDAFKCN